A stretch of the Synechocystis sp. PCC 7338 genome encodes the following:
- the hemL gene encoding glutamate-1-semialdehyde 2,1-aminomutase — translation MVNATPFITNKSEEIFTAAQHLMPGGVSSPVRAFKSVGGQPIVFDRVEGAQIWDVDGNQYIDYVGTWGPAICGHAHPDVINALKQALDKGTSFGAPCAQENVLAEMVIDAVPSIEMVRFVNSGTEACMSVLRLMRAFTGREKIIKFEGCYHGHADMFLVKAGSGVATLGLPDSPGVPSNTTKATLTAPYNDLEAVKALFVENPDSIAGVILEPVVGNAGFILPDAGFLEGLRELTKEYGALLVFDEVMTGFRVSYGGAQARFGVTPDLTTLGKVIGGGLPVGAYGGREDIMAMVAPAGPMYQAGTLSGNPLAMTAGIKTLEILQKPGSYEYLDKITKRLVEGLLTAAQEAGHEVCGGSISAMFGIFFAPGPVRNYEDAKLADTAKFARFHREMLERGIYLAPSQYEAGFPSLAHTEAQIDQTIAVAKEVFPTL, via the coding sequence TTGGTTAACGCAACCCCTTTTATCACCAATAAGTCAGAGGAAATTTTTACCGCGGCTCAACATCTAATGCCTGGGGGGGTCAGTTCTCCGGTGAGGGCATTTAAGTCCGTCGGCGGTCAGCCCATTGTTTTTGACCGAGTAGAAGGGGCTCAGATTTGGGACGTAGATGGCAATCAATACATTGACTACGTAGGCACCTGGGGACCGGCCATTTGTGGTCACGCCCACCCTGATGTGATCAATGCCCTCAAACAAGCTTTGGATAAGGGCACTAGTTTTGGTGCTCCCTGTGCCCAGGAGAACGTCCTGGCGGAAATGGTCATTGATGCCGTGCCCAGCATTGAAATGGTGCGGTTTGTCAACTCCGGCACTGAAGCCTGTATGTCCGTGTTGCGTTTGATGCGGGCCTTCACTGGCCGGGAAAAGATTATTAAATTTGAGGGTTGTTACCACGGCCACGCCGACATGTTTTTGGTTAAGGCTGGTTCTGGGGTGGCCACCCTTGGTCTGCCGGATTCCCCTGGGGTGCCCAGCAATACCACTAAGGCAACTTTAACGGCTCCCTATAACGATTTGGAAGCGGTCAAAGCCTTGTTTGTGGAAAATCCCGACAGTATCGCTGGGGTTATTCTTGAGCCAGTGGTAGGCAATGCGGGCTTTATTCTCCCCGATGCAGGCTTCTTGGAAGGGTTGCGGGAATTGACCAAGGAGTATGGTGCTTTATTGGTCTTTGATGAAGTAATGACCGGCTTTCGGGTGTCCTATGGTGGTGCCCAGGCTCGATTTGGCGTTACCCCCGATTTAACCACCCTTGGTAAGGTGATTGGTGGCGGTTTGCCGGTGGGGGCCTACGGCGGTCGGGAAGACATTATGGCCATGGTGGCTCCAGCCGGGCCAATGTATCAAGCTGGGACTCTGTCCGGTAACCCTTTGGCCATGACCGCGGGTATTAAAACCCTGGAAATTTTGCAAAAGCCCGGCTCCTACGAATATCTGGATAAGATTACTAAACGATTAGTGGAAGGGTTATTAACTGCGGCCCAGGAGGCTGGCCATGAAGTTTGTGGCGGTTCCATCAGTGCCATGTTTGGGATTTTCTTTGCCCCCGGCCCTGTGCGGAATTATGAAGATGCCAAGCTAGCCGACACTGCCAAATTTGCTCGCTTCCACCGGGAGATGTTGGAACGGGGTATTTATCTTGCCCCTTCCCAGTACGAAGCTGGTTTCCCTTCCCTGGCCCACACCGAAGCCCAGATTGACCAGACCATTGCGGTGGCGAAGGAAGTGTTCCCTACCCTTTGA